From the genome of Vicia villosa cultivar HV-30 ecotype Madison, WI linkage group LG2, Vvil1.0, whole genome shotgun sequence, one region includes:
- the LOC131653236 gene encoding uncharacterized protein LOC131653236, with translation MSQNDSQTHHHNNNVETKTTLQTPSPSSKTHPILTLQLKESQDSIFPSNSNTLFTKTMTSTNSTSTEPLPSSDDIAAKAVNKRYEGLVTVRTKAIKGKGAWYWTHLEPILVRNPDSGLPKSVKLKCSLCEAVFSASNPSRTASEHLKRGTCSNFNNSGLKQQQQPGSVPSPVPISSVSGSNRKRSSPHQMGVSVSTSPTSLTYQNHNLALVEIGYPQVHGSMVNHQNQNHLMLSGGKEDLCALAMFEDSVKKLKSPKTSPGASLSKEQVNSALDLLADWFYECCGSVSLSTLEHRKFQAFLSQVGLPVGSCLRREVSGPRLDARFSEVKSESEAKIRDAMFFQVASDGWKSYNNSSSSSNRNLNGLCCGGESLVKFMVNLPNGNSVFQKAVLTGGGGVVNSKYAEEIFWETVTGVSGSVVQRCVGIVADKFKGKALKNLEIQNHWMVNTSCQLQGFVSLIKDFNNELELFGVVTKNCLKVANFIDTESQVRNAFVNYRMQEMEYGGLIRVPSPKCDPLKNFSSVFPMLEDILSCARVIQMVVMEEGFKAMFMEDPHAREVAGLVQSEVFWNQLETVYSLVKIIKGMVQDIEAERPLMGRCLPLWEELRTKVKEWCVKYNVVEGVVEKILEKRFRKNYHPAWSAAFILDPLYLIKDTSGKYLPPFKFLTREQEKDVDKLLTRLASREEAHVVLMELMKWRSEGLDPLYAQAVQMKQRDPVTGKMKVANPLSSRLVWETCLCEFKSLGKIAVRLIFLHATSCGFKSNWSFMRKVSSANKNSRLALERAQKMIYIAAHAKLEKRDFSNEEEKDAELFAISGSDEDSMLAEVYADAMQP, from the coding sequence ATGTCCCAAAACGATTCCCAAACccatcaccacaacaacaatgtCGAAACCAAAACCACCCTCCAAACACCATCACCTTCCTCAAAAACCCACCCAATTTTGACCCTCCAATTAAAAGAATCACAAGACTCAATTTTTCCATCAAATTCAAACACCCTTTTCACCAAAACAATGACTTCAACAAACTCCACTTCCACAGAACCACTTCCTTCCTCCGATGACATCGCCGCCAAAGCCGTTAACAAACGCTACGAAGGTCTCGTCACTGTCCGAACCAAAGCTATCAAAGGTAAAGGTGCATGGTATTGGACTCATCTCGAACCGATTCTGGTTCGAAATCCTGATTCGGGTCTTCCTAAATCGGTTAAACTCAAGTGTTCTTTGTGTGAAGCTGTTTTCTCTGCTTCAAACCCTTCGAGAACAGCTTCTGAACATTTAAAGCGTGGAACTTGTTCCAATTTCAACAACTCCGGgttgaaacaacaacaacaacccggTTCAGTTCCTTCTCCGGTTCCTATTTCGTCGGTTTCCGGTTCGAACCGGAAAAGGAGTTCACCTCATCAAATGGGTGTTTCTGTTTCAACCTCACCAACATCGTTAACTTATCAAAATCATAACTTGGCATTGGTTGAAATCGGGTACCCTCAGGTGCATGGTAGTATGGTGAaccatcagaatcagaatcatttGATGTTGTCTGGTGGAAAAGAAGATTTATGTGCTTTGGCTATGTTTGAAGACAGTGTGAAGAAGTTGAAGAGTCCTAAAACTTCACCTGGTGCTTCATTGAGTAAAGAACAGGTTAATTCTGCTTTGGATTTACTTGCTGATTGGTTTTATGAATGTTGTGGTTCTGTTTCACTGTCAACACTTGAGCATAGGAAGTTTCAAGCTTTTCTTTCTCAGGTTGGTTTGCCTGTAGGAAGTTGTTTGAGGCGCGAGGTTTCCGGTCCGAGGCTCGACGCGAGGTTTAGCGAGGTTAAGAGTGAGTCCGAGGCGAAAATTAGGGATGCGATGTTTTTTCAAGTAGCCAGTGATGGTTGGAAGAGTTATAAcaatagtagtagtagtagtaataggaatttgaatggtttgtgttgtGGTGGTGAGAGTTTGGTTAAGTTTATGGTGAATTTACCGAATGGGAATAGCGTTTTTCAAAAGGCGGTGCTTACGGGCGGCGGCGGAGTTGTGAATTCGAAGTATGCTGAAGAGATTTTTTGGGAGACGGTGACCGGTGTTAGTGGTAGTGTTGTTCAGAGATGTGTAGGGATTGTTGCTGATAAGTTTAAGGGTAAGGCATTGAAGAATTTGGAGATTCAAAACCATTGGATGGTGAATACTTCTTGTCAGCTTCAAGGGTTTGTTAGTTTAATCAAGGATTTTAACAACGAGCTCGAACTTTTTGGTGTTGTTACGAAGAATTGTCTCAAAGTTGCGAATTTTATTGACACCGAGTCTCAGGTAAGGAATGCTTTTGTTAATTATAGAATGCAGGAGATGGAGTACGGCGGGTTGATTCGTGTTCCTTCGCCGAAATGTGATCCATTGAAGAATTTTTCGTCCGTGTTTCCAATGCTTGAGGATATTTTGAGCTGTGCTAGAGTGATCCAAATGGTTGTGATGGAGGAAGGTTTTAAGGCAATGTTTATGGAGGATCCGCATGCAAGAGAAGTGGCTGGTTTGGTTCAGAGTGAGGTGTTTTGGAACCAGCTCGAAACGGTTTATTCCCTCGTGAAGATTATTAAAGGAATGGTTCAAGATATTGAGGCTGAAAGACCGTTGATGGGTCGGTGTTTGCCTCTTTGGGAGGAGCTAAGAACCAAAGTGAAGGAATGGTGTGTAAAGTACAATGTCGTCGAAGGAGTAGTGGAGAAAATACTCGAAAAAAGGTTTCGAAAAAACTACCATCCTGCATGGTCAGCAGCATTTATACTCGATCCACTTTACTTGATTAAAGATACAAGCGGAAAGTATCTTCCACCGTTCAAGTTTCTGACGCGCGAACAAGAGAAAGACGTCGATAAGTTACTCACAAGACTAGCTTCAAGAGAAGAAGCTCATGTCGTATTGATGGAGCTAATGAAATGGAGATCAGAAGGACTCGACCCTCTTTACGCACAAGCGGTTCAGATGAAACAAAGAGATCCTGTCACCGGGAAGATGAAAGTCGCGAATCCGCTTAGCAGTCGACTTGTTTGGGAAACATGTCTCTGCGAGTTTAAATCTTTAGGGAAGATCGCAGTGAGGCTCATTTTTCTTCACGCGACTTCATGTGGATTTAAGAGTAACTGGTCTTTCATGAGGAAAGTTTCTTCCGCAAACAAAAACTCGAGACTCGCATTGGAAAGAGCTCAGAAAATGATATATATTGCAGCTCACGCAAAGCTTGAAAAGCGAGACTTTTCTAACGAGGAAGAAAAAGACGCAGAATTGTTCGCCATTTCTGGAAGTGACGAAGATAGCATGCTAGCTGAGGTATACGCCGATGCAATGCAACCTTAA